One part of the Gloeocapsopsis sp. IPPAS B-1203 genome encodes these proteins:
- a CDS encoding photosystem I assembly protein Ycf4, which translates to MTVSTTKNTGDFANQGSSASQVLHQKILGSRRFSNYWWATVVSLGATGFLLAGLSSYLNVNLLPFATPNEITFVPQGLAMTFYGVVGLLLALYLWVVVILDVGGGYNEFNKEAKKVHIFRWGFLGKNRRIEIEFPTQDVQAVRVDVKEGLNPRRALYLRVKGRRNVPLTRVGQPLSLQKLETEGAQLAQFLGVPLEGL; encoded by the coding sequence ATGACTGTATCAACAACAAAGAATACGGGTGACTTTGCAAATCAAGGTAGCTCTGCTTCTCAGGTTCTTCATCAGAAAATTTTAGGTTCGAGACGTTTTAGTAACTACTGGTGGGCAACTGTTGTTTCGCTGGGTGCTACTGGCTTTTTGCTTGCTGGGCTGTCGAGCTATCTCAACGTCAATTTACTTCCCTTTGCCACACCTAATGAAATTACATTTGTGCCCCAGGGTTTGGCAATGACTTTCTATGGTGTTGTAGGCTTGTTATTAGCGTTATACCTGTGGGTTGTAGTGATCTTAGACGTTGGCGGTGGTTATAACGAGTTCAATAAAGAAGCTAAAAAAGTTCATATTTTTCGCTGGGGATTTTTAGGAAAAAACCGCAGAATTGAAATTGAATTTCCAACTCAAGATGTACAAGCTGTGCGGGTGGATGTTAAAGAAGGTCTGAATCCGCGTCGGGCTTTGTATTTGCGAGTCAAAGGACGGAGAAATGTACCCCTGACACGTGTAGGACAACCGCTATCACTGCAAAAGTTGGAAACAGAAGGTGCCCAATTAGCTCAGTTTTTGGGTGTGCCGCTTGAAGGTTTATAA